In Methanomassiliicoccales archaeon, one DNA window encodes the following:
- the nth gene encoding endonuclease III: protein MKPIREILTTLVNHFPNGAFPGRKGEERPAAGSDPFQVLISTVLSQRTKDENTYVASQRLFSKYKNPAELAAAPLDDLMELIRPAGFPKAKSKAIKEIARIIHQDYNDRVPNDMEKLLALPLVGRKTANCVLVYGFGQDAIPVDVHVHRISNRIGLVSTRTPGETEMELTRVVPRDLWKRINTVLIAFGKEICTPRNPNCSVCPINRYCDYFAEKRTR, encoded by the coding sequence ATGAAGCCCATAAGAGAGATTTTGACCACACTCGTTAATCACTTTCCCAACGGGGCGTTCCCTGGCAGAAAGGGGGAAGAGAGACCCGCTGCTGGAAGTGACCCTTTCCAGGTTCTCATTTCAACGGTTCTCTCTCAAAGGACAAAGGACGAAAATACTTACGTCGCATCGCAACGTCTCTTTTCAAAATACAAAAATCCGGCGGAGCTCGCGGCTGCGCCATTGGATGATCTCATGGAATTGATACGCCCCGCGGGTTTTCCCAAAGCAAAATCAAAAGCGATTAAGGAAATCGCAAGGATCATACATCAAGACTACAACGATCGCGTTCCAAACGATATGGAGAAGCTCCTCGCACTGCCTTTAGTCGGCAGAAAAACGGCCAATTGCGTTCTCGTCTACGGGTTTGGCCAAGATGCGATTCCGGTCGATGTTCATGTTCATAGGATATCGAATAGAATCGGGCTTGTCAGCACGAGGACACCTGGAGAAACAGAGATGGAATTGACAAGAGTAGTTCCAAGAGATCTTTGGAAACGCATCAACACCGTTTTAATCGCCTTTGGGAAGGAAATATGCACGCCAAGGAACCCGAATTGTTCGGTTTGTCCAATCAATCGCTATTGTGATTATTTTGCTGAGAAAAGGACACGATAA
- the hypA gene encoding hydrogenase maturation nickel metallochaperone HypA, giving the protein MHEVSVMSGIINAVLDQLANYEIEKVEEVVLIVGELTFLGEEQLRFAFEILSKGTILEGAELIIETEKAILRCPSCGFEGPPEHIGDGSFHFSIPILSCPKCNDRADIIKGKCCGVTSVKVVEK; this is encoded by the coding sequence ATGCACGAAGTTTCTGTTATGTCTGGTATCATCAACGCTGTTCTCGATCAGCTTGCGAATTATGAGATTGAGAAGGTCGAGGAGGTCGTACTCATTGTTGGAGAATTGACTTTTCTTGGAGAAGAACAATTGAGATTTGCTTTTGAGATATTAAGTAAGGGGACGATACTTGAAGGTGCTGAACTAATCATTGAAACCGAAAAGGCGATACTACGCTGCCCCTCATGTGGGTTTGAAGGTCCACCGGAACATATTGGGGATGGATCTTTTCACTTCTCCATTCCGATCCTGAGCTGCCCGAAATGCAACGATCGAGCGGACATCATTAAGGGGAAGTGCTGTGGTGTCACATCGGTCAAGGTGGTGGAGAAGTAA
- the hypD gene encoding hydrogenase formation protein HypD — MFKFRDEATAKRIVQKIADLGLNARFMHVCGTHQDTLVRFGLQDLIEKAGIDIRQGPGCPVCVTTSYEIQEAMAIARSGKTLAVFGDMLAVPTPDGSLADLKAQGCDVRVVYSVDEAIRLAETGKEVVFMAVGFETTSPTTASAVYSRPPASFSILSAHRLIPPAIEAILQMGEIRVDGLIQPGHVSTIIGLRPYEEIAKRFHMPQVVAGFEPLDLLMAVYMLAEQVKEGTASVQNEYSRVVKPEGNPKALSLLSEVFKKVDKPWRGFPVIGNSALELREEFEEYDARKKYADLLADLSPLEFSTACRCGEVLRGLIPSEDCPLFGTSCTPGNPMGPCMVSREGSCNITYRYRPEGSTSKD; from the coding sequence ATGTTCAAATTCAGGGATGAAGCAACCGCGAAAAGGATTGTTCAAAAAATAGCGGATCTGGGGCTCAATGCGAGGTTCATGCATGTATGCGGGACGCACCAGGACACCCTTGTCCGGTTTGGTCTCCAGGACCTCATTGAAAAAGCGGGCATCGATATCAGGCAGGGACCCGGTTGTCCTGTCTGCGTCACCACTTCGTATGAGATCCAAGAGGCGATGGCGATCGCCCGGTCTGGAAAAACACTCGCGGTCTTTGGGGATATGCTTGCGGTGCCGACACCCGACGGCTCCCTCGCAGACCTTAAGGCTCAGGGCTGTGACGTGAGAGTTGTCTATTCGGTCGATGAAGCGATCAGGCTTGCAGAAACTGGCAAAGAGGTCGTCTTCATGGCCGTGGGGTTCGAGACGACGAGCCCCACGACTGCCTCAGCAGTCTATTCAAGACCTCCCGCCTCTTTTTCAATTCTTAGCGCTCATCGTTTGATTCCACCGGCTATCGAAGCAATCCTCCAAATGGGGGAGATCCGCGTTGATGGGTTAATTCAGCCTGGACATGTAAGCACGATTATTGGTCTCAGGCCATACGAGGAAATCGCGAAGCGGTTTCACATGCCGCAGGTCGTCGCGGGCTTCGAGCCACTGGATCTCCTGATGGCTGTTTATATGCTTGCTGAACAGGTCAAGGAGGGCACTGCCTCTGTCCAGAATGAGTATTCGCGTGTCGTAAAACCAGAAGGCAACCCAAAGGCCCTATCCCTTCTTTCCGAAGTTTTCAAGAAAGTCGACAAGCCGTGGCGAGGATTCCCTGTCATTGGAAACAGCGCCCTCGAGCTGAGAGAAGAATTTGAAGAATATGACGCGCGAAAGAAGTATGCTGATTTGCTCGCCGACCTCTCTCCTTTGGAGTTCTCAACCGCCTGCCGATGCGGGGAAGTTTTGAGGGGCCTCATCCCTTCCGAGGACTGTCCACTCTTCGGGACTTCATGTACCCCTGGGAATCCGATGGGCCCGTGCATGGTCAGCAGAGAGGGAAGTTGCAACATCACTTATCGGTACCGTCCAGAAGGATCAACCTCAAAGGACTAA
- a CDS encoding DUF998 domain-containing protein: MPNQQKIIRIGASCGLTGAIIFAIMWIIAAMVDTNWVLGEQTLSELGGDRPGRIFFNNGVIIEALLSIVFVFGLSKALRNDSLGKAGSAVFFLAAISLLGVGIFPITTGIYHTVASYSFFGLSLIALIILIRPLRSSKVFGAIFSIMTVVAIIISLGFLFFTNIPTAEAVAVICLLFWSSVISARMLTAKGV; this comes from the coding sequence ATGCCAAATCAACAGAAAATCATCAGAATTGGGGCCAGTTGTGGATTGACTGGCGCGATCATCTTTGCAATCATGTGGATAATAGCGGCAATGGTCGATACGAATTGGGTTCTCGGAGAACAGACGCTCAGTGAACTAGGTGGCGACAGACCTGGTCGGATTTTCTTCAATAATGGCGTAATCATTGAAGCGCTTCTCAGTATCGTTTTTGTTTTTGGATTATCGAAGGCACTTCGCAATGATAGTCTCGGGAAGGCGGGCTCCGCGGTCTTTTTCCTTGCTGCTATTTCTCTACTCGGAGTCGGCATTTTCCCCATTACAACTGGCATTTACCATACAGTGGCCAGTTATTCATTCTTCGGTCTTTCATTGATTGCGCTGATCATCCTTATTAGACCTTTACGGTCAAGCAAGGTATTTGGTGCGATCTTTTCGATCATGACGGTTGTGGCGATCATCATATCTCTGGGATTCTTGTTTTTCACAAATATCCCAACAGCCGAGGCAGTTGCGGTCATATGTCTCCTCTTTTGGTCCTCAGTGATCTCCGCCAGGATGTTAACGGCAAAAGGTGTCTAA
- a CDS encoding CorA family divalent cation transporter has product MNDSTYGRNNILNSGGNNYLDEKPKGICVALVSPGKTIKFAGSSPDDFISSIRGSVLSWVNFAIDDLRQEGNEIAVKFGFTDSLVSTLLSGYYATFEDRGTEMGIMLPAVRAEGLELKVYPLIILIRDGLILTMHSKEVARLVVFARYADGFLKKLPESASPQDKLTLMLIRIIDESNSRNFEHLREIEELGDKLSETLVDPKSPRMAIGRQIYEIKHALITYLNTLWRTLDVLHSLRYGDADLITDNPKVLSRIGLLADEVNRQIELSEHMSEVLASGLEVLQSLYNNQLQILNNRMALVMTWLTILGTAVLVPNTLATIFSFAFGLESKLLLWSILILVISTINATFLAYWWVRRRVIITAIPDESDKRRSIIH; this is encoded by the coding sequence ATGAACGATTCGACATATGGGCGGAATAACATTTTGAACAGTGGCGGAAACAATTATTTGGATGAGAAGCCGAAGGGGATCTGTGTTGCTCTAGTTTCACCGGGAAAGACTATCAAGTTCGCTGGATCTTCTCCAGATGATTTCATTTCGTCGATTCGTGGTTCAGTGCTTTCATGGGTGAACTTTGCAATAGACGACCTACGCCAAGAAGGAAATGAAATCGCTGTAAAATTCGGTTTCACTGATTCACTAGTTTCGACGCTTCTCTCCGGCTACTATGCAACCTTCGAAGACCGCGGTACAGAGATGGGTATCATGCTTCCTGCGGTAAGAGCAGAGGGTCTCGAACTGAAAGTATATCCTCTCATCATCCTGATAAGGGATGGACTCATCCTCACGATGCACAGTAAGGAGGTTGCCAGACTCGTTGTTTTTGCACGTTACGCAGACGGTTTCCTGAAAAAACTGCCAGAATCTGCATCCCCTCAGGACAAGCTCACGCTGATGCTCATCCGGATCATCGACGAAAGCAATTCGAGGAATTTTGAGCATCTGAGAGAAATCGAGGAACTTGGTGATAAACTAAGTGAGACGCTCGTCGATCCGAAATCACCCAGAATGGCAATCGGGCGTCAGATCTATGAAATTAAGCACGCGCTCATCACCTATCTAAACACACTTTGGAGAACCTTAGACGTACTTCACTCACTGCGTTACGGCGATGCAGATCTCATAACGGACAATCCTAAAGTTTTGTCAAGAATTGGATTGCTAGCGGACGAGGTCAACCGACAGATCGAATTGAGCGAGCACATGTCTGAGGTACTCGCCTCTGGGCTTGAAGTCCTGCAATCGTTGTATAATAATCAACTACAGATCCTAAACAACCGTATGGCTCTCGTTATGACTTGGCTAACAATTCTCGGGACTGCAGTTCTTGTGCCGAATACTCTCGCTACGATTTTCAGTTTTGCCTTCGGCCTTGAGTCAAAGCTGCTTCTTTGGTCGATCTTGATTCTCGTCATTTCAACAATTAATGCAACCTTTCTTGCCTACTGGTGGGTTCGAAGGCGAGTCATCATCACGGCAATTCCGGATGAAAGTGATAAACGCCGGTCGATTATTCATTAG